Proteins co-encoded in one Bacillus infantis NRRL B-14911 genomic window:
- a CDS encoding YaaC family protein yields MINSYNGWSSYSVFFSAENTQAYLKKCYTRHGIDQPEAKSYENCYPFIYYLEHGKIYYEQAAKSPLLIQPIMLFYGLVHLIKASILTADPNYPETTSVLAHGVSTRKRKKQQYSFFEDEVKFQKTGLFPFMADKLFHMKHMEGDKIEMGELFKYIPELNELFQQTEGSPAFAGIELANGQLTMPASILDQFHMTEERFIDYFNSKGSYDIESPAQGESGKITFSCGQVPPHDIRPLMFNIQEGSLSFPLTKGNLVNFPELLLHYLLLYNLSMIARYETEWWSELMKMMPNKDYPFIHSFLEITLLKGPYLVYQYLIGQK; encoded by the coding sequence ATGATCAATTCATACAACGGCTGGAGTTCATATTCTGTCTTCTTTTCGGCAGAAAACACACAGGCTTATTTGAAAAAATGCTATACAAGGCATGGCATCGACCAGCCTGAAGCGAAAAGCTATGAGAACTGCTATCCTTTTATTTATTATTTGGAACATGGAAAAATATATTATGAACAGGCAGCCAAATCCCCGCTGCTGATCCAGCCTATCATGCTGTTCTATGGACTGGTCCATCTGATCAAAGCATCCATTCTGACGGCGGATCCAAACTATCCGGAAACAACCTCCGTCCTCGCCCATGGAGTTTCAACAAGGAAAAGGAAGAAGCAGCAATACAGCTTTTTTGAGGATGAAGTAAAATTTCAAAAAACCGGGCTGTTTCCTTTTATGGCCGATAAGCTGTTTCACATGAAACATATGGAAGGCGACAAAATTGAAATGGGGGAGCTTTTTAAATATATTCCTGAATTAAATGAGCTTTTTCAGCAGACAGAGGGAAGCCCTGCCTTTGCCGGCATAGAATTGGCAAACGGCCAACTTACAATGCCAGCTTCTATTCTTGATCAATTTCATATGACAGAAGAAAGATTTATTGACTATTTCAACTCAAAGGGCAGCTATGATATCGAGTCCCCCGCACAGGGAGAAAGCGGCAAGATTACTTTCTCTTGCGGTCAGGTCCCGCCGCACGATATAAGACCGCTTATGTTCAATATCCAAGAGGGCAGCCTTTCCTTTCCCCTCACGAAAGGAAACCTTGTCAATTTCCCGGAGCTGCTCCTTCATTATCTGCTGCTGTACAATCTCAGCATGATTGCGCGTTATGAAACCGAATGGTGGAGCGAACTGATGAAAATGATGCCGAATAAGGACTACCCCTTTATCCATTCTTTTCTGGAGATCACTCTGCTGAAGGGCCCATATTTGGTGTATCAGTATTTGATTGGGCAGAAGTAA
- the guaB gene encoding IMP dehydrogenase, with product MWESKFVKEGLTFDDVLLVPARSEVLPKDVQLHVDLTDKVRLNIPIISAGMDTVTEAEMAIAMARAGGLGIIHKNMSIEQQADQVDKVKRSESGVITDPFFLTPDQQVFDAEHLMGKYRISGVPIVNNNDEQKLVGIITNRDLRFIQDYSIKISDVMTKENLVTAPVGTTLEEAESILQKYKIEKLPLVDQEGVLKGLITIKDIEKVIEFPNSAKDRQGRLLAGAAVGVTKDTMKRVEMLVKASVDVLVVDTAHGHSKGVLDTVRQIREAYPEVAIIAGNVATAEATKDLIEAGADVVKVGIGPGSICTTRVVAGVGVPQITAVYDCATEARKHGKAIIADGGIKYSGDIVKSLAAGGHAVMLGSLLAGVSESPGETEIFQGRRFKVYRGMGSVGAMEKGSKDRYFQEDNKKFVPEGIEGRLPYKGPLSDTIYQLVGGIRSGMGYCGSKDLTDLREKAQFIRMTGAGLRESHPHDVQITKEAPNYSLS from the coding sequence ATGTGGGAAAGCAAGTTTGTTAAAGAAGGATTAACATTTGATGATGTGTTATTGGTTCCGGCAAGATCAGAAGTGCTTCCGAAAGATGTACAGCTTCATGTAGACCTGACAGACAAGGTCCGCCTGAATATCCCGATCATCTCAGCCGGCATGGACACAGTAACAGAGGCAGAAATGGCAATTGCCATGGCAAGGGCAGGCGGCCTCGGAATCATCCACAAGAATATGTCCATCGAGCAGCAGGCTGACCAGGTTGACAAAGTCAAGCGCTCCGAAAGCGGCGTAATTACAGATCCATTCTTCCTCACGCCCGACCAGCAGGTTTTCGATGCTGAGCATCTAATGGGCAAGTACCGCATCTCAGGTGTCCCGATCGTTAACAACAACGATGAACAGAAATTGGTGGGCATCATTACAAACCGTGATCTTCGTTTCATCCAAGACTACTCGATTAAAATTTCAGACGTTATGACAAAAGAAAATCTTGTAACGGCACCGGTGGGAACAACACTGGAAGAAGCCGAGAGCATTTTGCAGAAATATAAAATTGAAAAGCTTCCGCTCGTTGATCAGGAGGGTGTACTTAAAGGGCTGATCACCATCAAGGATATTGAAAAAGTGATCGAATTCCCGAATTCAGCCAAGGACCGCCAGGGAAGGCTCCTTGCAGGCGCAGCTGTCGGTGTGACAAAGGATACGATGAAAAGGGTTGAAATGCTTGTGAAGGCAAGTGTAGACGTCCTTGTAGTCGATACGGCGCACGGACATTCAAAAGGGGTATTGGACACAGTCAGGCAGATCAGGGAGGCTTACCCTGAGGTAGCCATCATCGCTGGAAATGTTGCTACTGCTGAAGCTACTAAGGATTTGATCGAAGCCGGAGCTGATGTTGTAAAAGTCGGTATCGGACCTGGTTCCATCTGTACGACAAGGGTTGTCGCCGGCGTCGGCGTACCGCAGATCACAGCGGTGTATGACTGTGCCACAGAGGCCAGGAAGCATGGCAAAGCCATCATCGCCGATGGAGGCATCAAGTACTCTGGTGATATCGTTAAGTCCCTTGCTGCCGGCGGACATGCCGTCATGCTAGGAAGCCTGCTCGCAGGCGTCTCCGAAAGCCCGGGCGAAACGGAAATCTTCCAGGGACGCCGCTTCAAGGTCTACCGCGGAATGGGCTCGGTCGGAGCAATGGAGAAGGGTTCAAAGGACCGCTATTTCCAGGAAGACAACAAAAAGTTCGTTCCAGAAGGAATTGAAGGAAGGCTTCCATACAAAGGGCCGTTATCTGATACGATTTACCAGCTGGTCGGAGGGATCCGTTCGGGAATGGGCTATTGCGGAAGCAAGGATTTGACTGACTTAAGAGAAAAGGCGCAGTTCATCAGGATGACAGGCGCCGGGCTCCGTGAAAGCCATCCGCATGATGTGCAGATCACAAAAGAAGCTCCGAACTATTCTTTATCATAA
- a CDS encoding serine hydrolase — MKKHFYRKYVASFLVCMMVIGLFPGLNKASADDALNINADAAIVVEAETGKVLYSKNADKVLGIASMTKIMTEYLLLEAIKEGKVKWDQEYAVSEYVWKVSQDRALSNVPLRRDGKYNIKELYEAMSIYSANGATIAIAETIAGSESNFVKMMNDKAEELGLKDYKFVNSSGLNNRDLKGSHQVGGAEDENVMSARATAKLAQRLLHDYPEILETTSIPTKNFREGTDDEIKMDNWNWMLPSLVFGYEGVDGLKTGTTDFAGYCFTGTATRDGNRYITVVMNAKGEGNSGSYKSRFDETRKMLDYAFSNFSKEEIIAKNYQVKGQKTLPVTKGKEDSVKIQAKDAIELVVKNGEKESYKPELVLDKDKLDKDGNLTAPVKKGEKIGYLTLKSDKENGLDFLSGKGGIQVDVVAAESVEKANWFVLTMRGIGGFFGDLWGSISSAVKGWF, encoded by the coding sequence GTGAAAAAACATTTTTATCGGAAGTATGTTGCTAGTTTCCTTGTTTGTATGATGGTGATAGGCCTTTTTCCCGGCCTGAATAAGGCGAGTGCAGATGATGCTTTGAATATCAACGCGGATGCTGCGATCGTGGTAGAGGCTGAGACAGGCAAAGTCCTTTATTCGAAGAATGCGGATAAAGTGCTTGGCATCGCGAGCATGACAAAGATTATGACAGAATACCTGCTGCTTGAGGCCATCAAAGAAGGGAAAGTCAAATGGGATCAGGAGTATGCAGTCAGTGAATATGTTTGGAAGGTTTCACAGGATAGAGCACTGTCTAATGTCCCTTTAAGAAGAGATGGAAAATATAATATCAAAGAATTATATGAAGCTATGTCTATTTACTCTGCCAATGGTGCAACGATTGCCATTGCGGAGACCATTGCCGGTTCTGAAAGTAATTTCGTAAAAATGATGAATGATAAAGCCGAGGAGCTTGGCTTGAAAGATTACAAATTTGTCAATTCCTCAGGTTTGAATAATCGTGACTTAAAAGGCTCCCACCAGGTGGGCGGAGCAGAGGATGAGAATGTCATGTCCGCACGTGCTACAGCCAAGCTGGCACAGCGCCTGCTGCATGATTATCCGGAAATACTGGAGACGACCAGCATTCCGACTAAGAACTTCAGAGAAGGCACTGATGATGAAATCAAGATGGATAACTGGAACTGGATGCTTCCAAGCCTTGTATTCGGCTATGAGGGAGTGGACGGGCTTAAAACGGGTACGACCGATTTTGCCGGCTACTGCTTCACTGGTACGGCTACCCGTGACGGTAACCGCTATATTACAGTTGTGATGAATGCCAAGGGTGAAGGGAATTCCGGTTCTTATAAATCCCGTTTTGATGAAACAAGAAAAATGCTTGATTATGCTTTCAGCAATTTTTCCAAAGAAGAAATCATTGCGAAGAACTATCAGGTAAAGGGCCAGAAAACACTGCCTGTTACTAAAGGCAAGGAAGACAGCGTGAAGATCCAGGCGAAGGACGCTATCGAGCTTGTCGTGAAGAATGGGGAGAAGGAAAGCTACAAGCCTGAGCTTGTCCTTGATAAAGACAAGCTTGATAAAGACGGCAATCTGACGGCACCTGTGAAAAAAGGCGAAAAGATCGGCTACCTGACTTTGAAGTCAGACAAAGAAAACGGCCTTGACTTTCTTTCAGGAAAAGGCGGTATCCAGGTTGATGTCGTCGCGGCTGAAAGTGTAGAAAAGGCAAATTGGTTCGTGCTGACAATGCGCGGGATCGGCGGCTTCTTCGGAGATCTTTGGGGCAGCATTTCTTCAGCTGTAAAAGGCTGGTTCTAA
- the pdxS gene encoding pyridoxal 5'-phosphate synthase lyase subunit PdxS — translation MVKTGTDRVKRGMAEMQKGGVIMDVVNAEQAKIAEEAGAVAVMALERVPSDIRAAGGVARMADPRIVEEVMNAVTIPVMAKGRIGHIVEARVLEAMGVDYIDESEVLTPADEEYHLNKRDFTVPFVCGCRDLGEAARRIGEGAAMLRTKGEPGTGNIVEAVRHIRKVNAQVRKVVGMNLDELMTEAKLLGAPYELLLEIKELGRLPVVNFAAGGVATPADAALMMELGADGVFVGSGIFKSDNPAKFARAIVEATTHYQDYKLIAELSKELGTPMKGIEISSLAPEARMQERGW, via the coding sequence ATAGTGAAGACAGGTACAGATCGAGTAAAGCGCGGAATGGCAGAAATGCAAAAGGGCGGCGTAATCATGGACGTTGTCAACGCTGAGCAGGCTAAGATTGCTGAAGAGGCCGGCGCAGTCGCAGTCATGGCACTGGAGCGGGTTCCATCCGATATCCGTGCTGCCGGCGGTGTGGCCAGGATGGCAGACCCCCGCATTGTTGAGGAAGTCATGAATGCTGTAACGATTCCTGTTATGGCTAAAGGCAGAATTGGCCATATCGTGGAAGCCCGTGTATTAGAAGCAATGGGCGTTGATTATATAGATGAGAGTGAAGTGCTCACTCCTGCTGATGAAGAGTATCACTTAAATAAAAGGGACTTTACGGTTCCGTTTGTATGCGGATGCCGCGACCTTGGCGAGGCTGCCCGCAGGATCGGTGAAGGAGCGGCAATGCTTCGCACTAAAGGCGAGCCGGGAACAGGCAATATCGTTGAAGCGGTACGCCATATCCGCAAGGTAAATGCACAGGTGCGCAAGGTTGTCGGCATGAATCTGGATGAGCTGATGACTGAAGCTAAGCTTCTCGGAGCCCCTTACGAGCTTCTTCTCGAAATTAAGGAGCTTGGCCGCCTTCCGGTCGTTAACTTCGCTGCAGGCGGCGTTGCGACACCTGCGGATGCTGCTTTAATGATGGAGCTTGGTGCAGACGGCGTATTCGTTGGTTCAGGCATCTTCAAGTCCGATAATCCAGCCAAGTTTGCGAGAGCGATCGTAGAGGCGACTACCCATTATCAGGATTACAAGCTGATTGCTGAATTGTCAAAAGAACTTGGAACACCGATGAAAGGCATCGAAATCTCATCACTGGCTCCTGAAGCTCGTATGCAGGAGCGCGGTTGGTAA
- the pdxT gene encoding pyridoxal 5'-phosphate synthase glutaminase subunit PdxT produces the protein MVKVGVLGLQGAVREHVRSIEACGAEAVVIKRREQLAEVDGLIIPGGESTTMRRLIDKYDFMEELRSFSQSGKPMFGTCAGLILLAKTVAGYAEPHIGVMDVEVERNSFGRQRESFEAPLDIAGVAEDFEAVFIRAPHILQAGENVEVLAKHDGRIVAAREGQFLGCSFHPELTEDHRLTAYFVEMVKEAQANLV, from the coding sequence ATGGTTAAAGTAGGCGTATTGGGCCTTCAGGGGGCTGTCAGGGAGCATGTCCGTTCCATTGAAGCCTGCGGAGCGGAGGCAGTCGTCATCAAGCGGAGAGAGCAGCTTGCGGAAGTGGACGGACTGATCATCCCGGGCGGCGAAAGCACAACGATGCGCCGCCTGATCGATAAATATGATTTCATGGAAGAACTTAGGTCATTTTCCCAATCAGGGAAACCGATGTTCGGTACATGCGCTGGCCTCATCCTGCTGGCAAAGACAGTTGCCGGCTATGCAGAACCGCATATTGGCGTCATGGATGTCGAGGTGGAGCGCAATTCTTTCGGAAGGCAGCGGGAGAGCTTTGAAGCGCCCCTTGATATTGCAGGAGTGGCAGAGGACTTTGAAGCTGTCTTCATCCGTGCGCCGCATATTCTGCAGGCCGGCGAGAATGTTGAAGTGCTCGCGAAGCATGATGGCCGCATCGTCGCTGCGAGGGAAGGCCAATTCCTGGGCTGTTCATTCCATCCTGAGCTGACAGAGGATCACCGTCTCACAGCCTACTTTGTGGAAATGGTGAAAGAAGCCCAGGCAAATTTAGTTTGA